From a single Dreissena polymorpha isolate Duluth1 unplaced genomic scaffold, UMN_Dpol_1.0 chrUn018, whole genome shotgun sequence genomic region:
- the LOC127863594 gene encoding uncharacterized protein LOC127863594 isoform X6 produces the protein MPLIRAIRYVDNSPFNIVVHSPTATTTSARQIWPIEERHDEFLATRKYLASAAYDERASELLHVHGKVTIPSLLSHEVGLPAGSASTLSHDVTAAVAMTITCSDGTDQITSSYNVDIFDAVPVLTNFAGTSGPLGDLSPVGTSVQQFTITDQDDAISCSINAQEVAKFGITKVDTATGAQRFDVMTIATLDYDSATSYTITVTCTDAINPVTSSRTINLADDKPVFSGLPATLSPARNDGFQTAMLLCTFSVTDANDQIIITCLIQVSNFELFREFPAPMDSFFNLVPVKAPTFAIWVKASVTLDSASSLSSLTSSALTTDRPRIPLPKRSLFPYLTRNLKLVRWLCDAIGEVHNYRPGYDMFCDVTCDNSL, from the exons ATGCCCCTCATACGCGCTATTCGCTATGTCGACAACAGCCCTTTCAACATAGTAGTACATAGccctacagcaacaacaacaagcgCGCGACAAATATGGCCGATTGAGGAAAGACACGATGAATTTCTCGCAA ctaggaAGTACCTTGCTAGCGCCGCGTACGACGAAAGGGCTTCAGAACTCCTGCATGTCCATGGGAAGGTCACCATCCCGTCCTTGCTGTCTCATGAAGTCGGATTGCCA GCTGGGTCAGCGAGTACGCTGAGTCATGACGTCACCGCTGCGGTGGCTATGACAATCACGTGCAGTGACGGGACGGACCAAATCACCAGCAGTTACAATGTGGACATTTTTGACGCG GTTCCCGTTCTGACCAATTTTGCCGGTACTTCCGGTCCGCTTGGAGACCTATCGCCAGTGGGCACTTCTGTTCAACAGTTCACCATAACCGACCAGGATGACGCCATTTCCTGTTCCATCAACGCTCAGGAGGTCGCAAAGTTTGGCATAACCAAGGTGGACACCGCTACCGGAGCTCAGC GGTTCGACGTCATGACGATTGCCACGCTTGATTACGACTCTGCTACGAGTTACACGATCACCGTCACGTGTACTGACGCTATCAACCCTGTGACGTCATCAAGGACCATCAACTTAGCAGATGAC AAACCCGTTTTCTCCGGACTTCCGGCTACGTTGTCGCCGGCACGTAACGACGGCTTTCAGACGGCGATGTTACTTTGCACGTTCAGCGTCACGGACGCCAACGACCAGATTATTATCACGTGCTTGATACAGGTTAGTAACTTCGAGCTGTTTCGGGAATTCCCG GCGCCGATGGACAGCTTCTTCAACCTGGTTCCCGTCAAGGCGCCGACATTTGCGATCTGGGTCAAAGCCAGCGTGACGTTGGACTCAGCGTCATCACTCTCCTCGTTAACGTCCAGTGCGTTGACGACAGATCGCCCGCGAATACCATTACCGAAACGTTCACTGTTCCCTTACTTGACGAG
- the LOC127863594 gene encoding uncharacterized protein LOC127863594 isoform X13 — protein MPLIRAIRYVDNSPFNIVVHSPTATTTSARQIWPIEERHDEFLATRKYLASAAYDERASELLHVHGKVTIPSLLSHEVGLPAGSASTLSHDVTAAVAMTITCSDGTDQITSSYNVDIFDAVPVLTNFAGTSGPLGDLSPVGTSVQQFTITDQDDAISCSINAQEVAKFGITKVDTATGAQRFDVMTIATLDYDSATSYTITVTCTDAINPVTSSRTINLADDKPVFSGLPATLSPARNDGFQTAMLLCTFSVTDANDQIIITCLIQEFKAGSVAVRRHWGSSQLQTWIRHVL, from the exons ATGCCCCTCATACGCGCTATTCGCTATGTCGACAACAGCCCTTTCAACATAGTAGTACATAGccctacagcaacaacaacaagcgCGCGACAAATATGGCCGATTGAGGAAAGACACGATGAATTTCTCGCAA ctaggaAGTACCTTGCTAGCGCCGCGTACGACGAAAGGGCTTCAGAACTCCTGCATGTCCATGGGAAGGTCACCATCCCGTCCTTGCTGTCTCATGAAGTCGGATTGCCA GCTGGGTCAGCGAGTACGCTGAGTCATGACGTCACCGCTGCGGTGGCTATGACAATCACGTGCAGTGACGGGACGGACCAAATCACCAGCAGTTACAATGTGGACATTTTTGACGCG GTTCCCGTTCTGACCAATTTTGCCGGTACTTCCGGTCCGCTTGGAGACCTATCGCCAGTGGGCACTTCTGTTCAACAGTTCACCATAACCGACCAGGATGACGCCATTTCCTGTTCCATCAACGCTCAGGAGGTCGCAAAGTTTGGCATAACCAAGGTGGACACCGCTACCGGAGCTCAGC GGTTCGACGTCATGACGATTGCCACGCTTGATTACGACTCTGCTACGAGTTACACGATCACCGTCACGTGTACTGACGCTATCAACCCTGTGACGTCATCAAGGACCATCAACTTAGCAGATGAC AAACCCGTTTTCTCCGGACTTCCGGCTACGTTGTCGCCGGCACGTAACGACGGCTTTCAGACGGCGATGTTACTTTGCACGTTCAGCGTCACGGACGCCAACGACCAGATTATTATCACGTGCTTGATACAG
- the LOC127863594 gene encoding uncharacterized protein LOC127863594 isoform X5: MPLIRAIRYVDNSPFNIVVHSPTATTTSARQIWPIEERHDEFLATRKYLASAAYDERASELLHVHGKVTIPSLLSHEVGLPAGSASTLSHDVTAAVAMTITCSDGTDQITSSYNVDIFDAVPVLTNFAGTSGPLGDLSPVGTSVQQFTITDQDDAISCSINAQEVAKFGITKVDTATGAQRFDVMTIATLDYDSATSYTITVTCTDAINPVTSSRTINLADDKPVFSGLPATLSPARNDGFQTAMLLCTFSVTDANDQIIITCLIQVSNFELFREFPAPMDSFFNLVPVKAPTFAIWVKASVTLDSASSLSSLTSSALTTDRPRIPLPKRSLFPYLTRNLKLVRWLCDAIGEVHNYGPGYDMFCDVTCDNSL, encoded by the exons ATGCCCCTCATACGCGCTATTCGCTATGTCGACAACAGCCCTTTCAACATAGTAGTACATAGccctacagcaacaacaacaagcgCGCGACAAATATGGCCGATTGAGGAAAGACACGATGAATTTCTCGCAA ctaggaAGTACCTTGCTAGCGCCGCGTACGACGAAAGGGCTTCAGAACTCCTGCATGTCCATGGGAAGGTCACCATCCCGTCCTTGCTGTCTCATGAAGTCGGATTGCCA GCTGGGTCAGCGAGTACGCTGAGTCATGACGTCACCGCTGCGGTGGCTATGACAATCACGTGCAGTGACGGGACGGACCAAATCACCAGCAGTTACAATGTGGACATTTTTGACGCG GTTCCCGTTCTGACCAATTTTGCCGGTACTTCCGGTCCGCTTGGAGACCTATCGCCAGTGGGCACTTCTGTTCAACAGTTCACCATAACCGACCAGGATGACGCCATTTCCTGTTCCATCAACGCTCAGGAGGTCGCAAAGTTTGGCATAACCAAGGTGGACACCGCTACCGGAGCTCAGC GGTTCGACGTCATGACGATTGCCACGCTTGATTACGACTCTGCTACGAGTTACACGATCACCGTCACGTGTACTGACGCTATCAACCCTGTGACGTCATCAAGGACCATCAACTTAGCAGATGAC AAACCCGTTTTCTCCGGACTTCCGGCTACGTTGTCGCCGGCACGTAACGACGGCTTTCAGACGGCGATGTTACTTTGCACGTTCAGCGTCACGGACGCCAACGACCAGATTATTATCACGTGCTTGATACAGGTTAGTAACTTCGAGCTGTTTCGGGAATTCCCG GCGCCGATGGACAGCTTCTTCAACCTGGTTCCCGTCAAGGCGCCGACATTTGCGATCTGGGTCAAAGCCAGCGTGACGTTGGACTCAGCGTCATCACTCTCCTCGTTAACGTCCAGTGCGTTGACGACAGATCGCCCGCGAATACCATTACCGAAACGTTCACTGTTCCCTTACTTGACGAG